The proteins below are encoded in one region of Ferruginibacter lapsinanis:
- the glmS gene encoding glutamine--fructose-6-phosphate transaminase (isomerizing): MCGIVGYTGHREAYPIVIKGLKRLEYRGYDSTGVALMNGALKVYKKKGRVADLEESVVGKDMHAHIGIGHTRWATHGEPSDRNAHPHSSASGKLAMIHNGIIENYAQIKKELINKGYTFTSDTDTEVLLNFIEDIKNNNNCNLEEATRIALKRITGAYCILLIDEDDPETIIAARKGSPLVIGVGKGEHFLGSDATPMLEYTKEVVYVNDYELAIVKPDELILKNLGNEKVTPFITKLDMELAAIEKGGYEHFMLKEIFEQPSTIHDCLRGRLDAAAGTITMSGIQNNIEAFKQANRIIILACGTSWHAGLVAEYVIEELCRIPVEVEYASEFRYRNPIINKGDIIIAISQSGETADTLVAIENAKQQGAVIFGIVNVVGSSIARISDGGAYTHAGPEIGVASTKAFTGQLAVIAMMALKIAKEKNTISHDRYSALLYELEAVPEKVDALLKSADQIKAIAEKYKGASDALFLGRGYNFPIALEGALKLKEISYIHAEGYPAAEMKHGPIALVDENLPVIFVATKDSYHEKIVSNIQEIKARKGKVIAIITEGDEVIPGLADDVYYVPSADELIAPLLSCIPLQLLSYYVGIAKGVDVDKPRNLAKSVTVE; the protein is encoded by the coding sequence ATGTGTGGAATAGTTGGATATACGGGGCACAGAGAAGCCTACCCTATTGTAATTAAAGGCTTAAAACGTTTAGAATACCGAGGATACGATAGTACTGGTGTAGCATTGATGAACGGTGCATTAAAAGTATATAAAAAGAAAGGCCGCGTTGCCGATCTGGAAGAATCTGTAGTTGGCAAAGATATGCACGCTCACATTGGTATCGGGCACACTCGTTGGGCCACACATGGTGAGCCAAGTGATAGAAATGCACACCCTCACTCTTCTGCCAGCGGTAAATTAGCTATGATCCACAATGGTATCATTGAAAACTATGCTCAGATAAAAAAAGAGCTGATTAATAAAGGATACACATTTACAAGTGATACTGACACAGAGGTTCTGCTGAATTTTATTGAGGATATTAAGAATAATAACAACTGTAATTTAGAAGAAGCTACAAGAATTGCATTAAAAAGGATTACAGGAGCTTATTGTATCCTATTGATTGATGAAGATGACCCTGAAACTATTATTGCTGCAAGAAAAGGAAGTCCCCTGGTAATTGGCGTTGGTAAGGGAGAACATTTTTTAGGAAGTGATGCCACCCCGATGTTAGAGTACACAAAAGAGGTAGTATATGTAAATGATTACGAATTAGCAATCGTAAAACCGGATGAATTAATACTTAAGAATCTGGGTAATGAGAAGGTAACTCCGTTCATTACCAAACTTGATATGGAATTAGCGGCTATTGAAAAAGGCGGCTATGAACATTTTATGTTAAAAGAAATTTTTGAACAACCCAGCACTATACATGACTGCTTACGTGGAAGGTTAGACGCTGCTGCAGGAACCATTACCATGAGTGGTATCCAAAATAATATAGAGGCATTTAAACAAGCCAACCGTATTATTATTTTGGCTTGCGGTACCAGCTGGCATGCCGGTTTGGTAGCCGAATATGTAATTGAAGAATTATGCAGGATCCCTGTGGAAGTTGAATACGCATCAGAATTCAGATACAGAAATCCTATCATCAATAAAGGAGATATCATTATTGCTATTTCACAAAGTGGCGAAACGGCTGATACACTAGTAGCGATTGAAAATGCTAAACAACAAGGTGCTGTGATCTTTGGTATTGTAAATGTGGTAGGCTCATCTATTGCACGTATCAGTGACGGCGGTGCTTATACACATGCCGGTCCTGAAATTGGTGTAGCTTCAACAAAAGCATTTACCGGACAATTAGCGGTTATAGCCATGATGGCATTAAAGATCGCTAAAGAAAAAAATACGATCAGCCATGATCGCTATTCAGCTTTATTGTATGAATTAGAAGCTGTTCCTGAAAAAGTAGATGCATTGTTAAAAAGTGCCGACCAGATTAAAGCTATAGCAGAAAAATATAAAGGAGCAAGCGACGCTTTATTTTTAGGCAGAGGCTACAACTTCCCTATTGCTCTTGAAGGTGCTTTAAAATTAAAAGAGATCAGTTACATACATGCAGAAGGATATCCTGCTGCCGAAATGAAACATGGTCCTATTGCATTGGTAGATGAGAATTTGCCTGTAATATTTGTAGCTACCAAAGATAGCTACCACGAAAAGATAGTAAGTAATATCCAGGAGATCAAAGCCAGAAAGGGTAAAGTAATTGCTATCATAACAGAAGGCGATGAAGTTATCCCTGGATTAGCTGATGATGTATATTATGTGCCATCAGCTGATGAATTGATAGCACCATTATTAAGTTGTATTCCTTTACAATTACTTTCTTACTATGTTGGTATTGCAAAAGGAGTTGACGTTGATAAACCAAGAAACCTGGCAAAAAGTGTTACTGTAGAATAA
- a CDS encoding carbon-nitrogen hydrolase — translation MAKVNIALVQMSCVANKQANLDKAISKVREAAKKGAQIVCLQELFTSLYFCDTEDYEHFKLAESIPGASTEALSAVAAETGVVIIASLFEKRTQGLYHNTTAVIDADGKYLGKYRKMHIPDDPAFYEKFYFTPGDLGYKIFKTKFATFGILICWDQWYPEAARITALMGAEILFYPTAIGWATSQDEATNTEQYNAWQTIQRSHAVANGVHVVSVNRVGFEQNGAMKFWGGSFVSNPFGTLLYKASHEEEEVAIVEIDTAKTDSYRTHWPFLRDRRIDSYQPITKRFIDED, via the coding sequence ATGGCAAAAGTAAATATTGCTTTGGTACAAATGAGTTGTGTTGCAAATAAACAAGCCAACCTGGATAAAGCGATTAGTAAAGTAAGAGAAGCAGCAAAAAAAGGCGCACAAATTGTTTGCCTGCAGGAGTTATTTACCTCATTATATTTTTGTGATACAGAAGATTATGAACATTTTAAATTAGCAGAATCTATTCCCGGCGCATCAACTGAAGCATTGAGTGCAGTAGCTGCTGAAACGGGAGTGGTGATCATTGCTTCGCTTTTTGAAAAAAGAACACAAGGATTATATCATAATACCACCGCAGTAATTGATGCTGATGGAAAATATTTAGGCAAGTATAGAAAAATGCACATTCCTGATGATCCGGCTTTTTACGAAAAATTTTATTTCACTCCCGGTGATCTTGGCTACAAAATTTTTAAAACAAAATTTGCCACATTCGGTATTCTTATCTGCTGGGATCAATGGTATCCGGAAGCTGCAAGAATTACCGCATTGATGGGTGCCGAAATTTTATTTTACCCCACTGCAATAGGTTGGGCAACATCGCAGGATGAAGCAACCAATACGGAACAATACAATGCATGGCAAACCATCCAACGCAGTCATGCTGTTGCAAATGGTGTACATGTAGTAAGTGTGAACAGGGTTGGTTTTGAACAGAATGGTGCGATGAAATTCTGGGGTGGATCATTTGTTTCCAATCCGTTTGGAACATTATTATACAAAGCATCTCACGAAGAAGAAGAAGTTGCCATCGTAGAAATCGATACAGCTAAAACTGATAGCTATCGTACGCATTGGCCCTTCTTGAGAGATAGAAGAATTGACAGTTATCAACCTATTACAAAAAGATTTATTGATGAGGATTAA
- a CDS encoding agmatine deiminase family protein produces MTDNKNKLHNSPLGVWGKTPKDLGYYFPAEFAQHEAMWLSWPHKEASWPGKIDEIYPYYCEFIKEVSKSEKVRINVSDEAMKQFAIGHLQKASANLSKIEFYFHPTNDAWCRDHGPAFLINPSAKEKKIIVDWNYNAWGNKYPPFDLDDVVPTLIGKQFNLPVYHPGIVMEGGSVEFNGKGTILTSKACLLNKNRNPHLNQQQIENYLYDYYGTEQILWVDEGIVGDDTDGHIDDTVRFVNEDTVLTVIETDKQDENYELLQDNLHQLKKMRLLNGKQLNIAELPMPDAVVYENQRLPASYANFYIANHAIIVPTFRCKKDDEALQIIQSCFTDRKVVGIDSTEIIWGLGSFHCLSQQEPLV; encoded by the coding sequence ATGACTGACAATAAAAATAAACTTCATAACTCCCCTTTAGGGGTTTGGGGTAAAACTCCAAAAGACTTAGGCTACTATTTCCCTGCTGAATTTGCACAGCATGAAGCCATGTGGTTAAGTTGGCCTCATAAAGAAGCTTCATGGCCGGGGAAAATAGATGAGATATATCCTTACTATTGTGAATTTATAAAAGAGGTAAGCAAAAGTGAGAAAGTACGTATCAATGTAAGCGATGAAGCAATGAAACAATTTGCGATCGGCCATTTACAAAAAGCATCAGCAAACCTTTCTAAAATTGAATTTTATTTTCATCCAACTAACGATGCCTGGTGCCGGGATCATGGGCCGGCATTTTTAATTAATCCTTCCGCTAAAGAAAAAAAAATAATTGTAGACTGGAATTACAATGCATGGGGAAATAAATATCCTCCTTTCGATCTGGATGATGTAGTACCTACATTGATCGGCAAACAATTTAATTTGCCTGTATACCATCCGGGTATTGTAATGGAAGGAGGTTCTGTAGAATTCAACGGTAAAGGGACGATACTTACATCAAAAGCCTGTTTATTAAATAAGAATCGTAACCCACATTTGAATCAGCAGCAAATAGAAAACTATTTGTATGATTATTATGGTACCGAACAAATTTTATGGGTGGATGAAGGCATTGTTGGTGATGATACCGATGGGCACATTGATGATACTGTACGTTTTGTAAATGAAGACACTGTGCTTACCGTTATTGAAACAGACAAACAGGATGAGAACTATGAGTTACTACAGGACAATTTACATCAACTTAAAAAAATGCGTTTGCTGAATGGCAAGCAATTAAATATTGCTGAGTTACCAATGCCTGATGCTGTTGTGTATGAAAACCAACGATTGCCTGCATCTTATGCTAATTTTTATATTGCTAATCATGCAATCATTGTGCCTACATTCAGATGTAAAAAAGATGATGAAGCATTGCAGATCATACAATCTTGTTTTACTGATAGAAAGGTAGTAGGTATTGACTCTACAGAGATCATTTGGGGATTGGGAAGCTTTCATTGTTTGAGTCAGCAGGAACCATTGGTGTAA
- a CDS encoding DUF4954 family protein: protein MNIIKKQPLSQLGYNFIEPQYIPKGKDEYHLRNLQRDKTVKYRKLNALEIQVLVRNRNTSDDWNKIFVSESFNPELVKNCQFYGIIRIGKLESLYLEFHNLRMPVGLYNSTIISSDFGDNVCIDNVNCLSRYIIGNEVMIANVNELATTDKAKFGNGILTDGEEERSRVWMELCNENGGRKVILFDGMLTGDAYLWSRYRSDTALMNKFKSFTENKFDTKRGYYGKIQDRTVIKNCKIIKDVMIGSDAYLKGANKLKNLTINSDRERTTQIGEGCEIVNGIIGFGCRIFYGVKAVRFVMASHSQLKYGARLLNSYLGNNSTISCCEVLNSLIFPAHEQHHNNSFLCASLIMGQSNMAAGATIGSNHNSRAADGEIIAGRGFWPGLCVSLKHNSKFASFCIIAKGDFPAEINIPIPFSLIGNDVSKDNLVVIPGYWFMYNMYALVRNSRKYVDRDRRTEKIQLIEYNFLAPDTINELFDGLKLLEKLKPDASGTAEVANWENTDRKTLILKVPKAIEVFKEVIQYYGVTEILNHIEKNRVKSFDDLKKSLSAKIERTEWLNIGGQLIQKTSVENLKISIKKDKIKNWDEVHTFYRKEGAAYANNKLNHAYTSLLEILHITPKQFTAALFKQLLLEVLKTQEWMCKGIYNSRAKDYSNPFRKMVYETNEEMNKVIGRLEDNTFIQEQMAELDTMTKQIKSLIRKFKL from the coding sequence ATGAACATTATTAAGAAGCAACCTCTAAGTCAACTCGGATACAATTTCATTGAGCCCCAATATATACCAAAAGGAAAAGACGAATACCATCTTCGTAATTTACAAAGAGACAAAACAGTAAAATACAGAAAACTGAATGCACTTGAAATTCAGGTATTGGTTCGCAACAGAAATACTTCAGACGATTGGAATAAAATTTTTGTTTCAGAGTCCTTCAACCCTGAGTTGGTAAAAAATTGCCAGTTTTATGGCATCATCAGAATCGGTAAACTGGAATCTCTTTACCTGGAATTCCATAATCTAAGAATGCCGGTGGGCTTATATAACAGCACAATAATCAGCTCGGATTTTGGTGACAATGTATGTATCGATAATGTGAATTGCCTAAGTCGTTATATCATCGGCAATGAAGTAATGATCGCCAATGTAAACGAGCTGGCTACAACCGATAAAGCAAAATTCGGTAATGGTATTTTAACCGATGGAGAAGAAGAGAGGAGCAGAGTATGGATGGAATTATGTAATGAAAACGGAGGCCGGAAAGTTATACTGTTTGACGGTATGCTTACAGGTGACGCATATTTATGGAGCAGATACAGAAGTGATACTGCATTAATGAATAAGTTTAAAAGTTTTACAGAAAACAAATTTGATACGAAAAGAGGGTATTACGGAAAGATACAAGACAGAACAGTGATCAAAAATTGTAAGATCATTAAAGATGTAATGATTGGTTCTGATGCATATTTGAAAGGAGCTAATAAACTTAAAAATCTTACCATCAACAGTGATAGAGAAAGAACCACTCAGATAGGTGAAGGTTGCGAAATTGTGAACGGCATCATTGGTTTTGGTTGCCGGATATTTTACGGTGTTAAAGCCGTACGTTTTGTGATGGCATCTCACTCACAATTAAAATATGGAGCAAGATTATTGAATTCTTATCTGGGCAATAACTCAACTATTTCCTGTTGTGAAGTACTGAACTCTTTAATATTTCCTGCACACGAACAACATCATAATAATTCTTTTTTGTGTGCTTCTTTAATAATGGGACAAAGCAATATGGCCGCAGGGGCTACTATCGGAAGCAACCATAACAGCAGAGCGGCAGATGGTGAAATTATTGCCGGACGTGGCTTCTGGCCGGGGTTGTGTGTAAGCCTTAAACACAATTCTAAATTTGCTTCATTCTGTATCATTGCCAAAGGAGATTTTCCTGCCGAAATAAATATACCGATCCCGTTTAGTTTAATTGGTAATGATGTAAGCAAAGATAATCTGGTTGTAATACCGGGTTATTGGTTCATGTACAACATGTATGCCCTGGTTCGTAATTCCAGAAAATATGTAGACAGGGACCGCCGCACTGAAAAGATCCAACTGATCGAATATAATTTTTTAGCCCCCGACACAATCAACGAATTATTTGACGGTTTAAAATTATTAGAAAAATTAAAACCTGATGCCAGTGGCACTGCAGAAGTTGCCAATTGGGAAAACACCGACAGAAAAACATTGATCCTAAAAGTACCAAAAGCTATTGAAGTTTTTAAAGAAGTGATCCAATATTATGGTGTAACAGAAATATTGAATCATATTGAAAAAAATCGTGTAAAAAGTTTTGATGACCTGAAGAAAAGCCTTTCGGCTAAAATAGAACGAACAGAATGGCTGAATATCGGCGGACAATTAATTCAAAAAACTTCTGTAGAAAACTTAAAAATTTCAATTAAAAAAGATAAAATAAAAAACTGGGATGAAGTGCATACTTTCTATCGTAAAGAAGGTGCCGCCTATGCTAATAACAAATTGAATCATGCATACACCTCTCTGCTGGAAATACTTCATATCACTCCAAAGCAATTTACTGCAGCGCTTTTTAAACAATTATTACTTGAGGTATTGAAAACACAGGAATGGATGTGTAAGGGTATTTATAACAGCAGGGCAAAAGATTACAGCAATCCATTCCGTAAAATGGTGTATGAGACCAACGAAGAAATGAATAAAGTTATCGGCCGCTTAGAAGACAATACATTTATTCAGGAGCAGATGGCTGAATTAGATACAATGACCAAACAAATAAAATCTCTCATAAGAAAATTTAAACTGTAA
- a CDS encoding chloride channel protein, with protein sequence MSKHSMRDTPIPVSISLTETLEAENIYPRQIRDKKRIITIALLAIGIAVLTSLLAKVLVSLINLVTNISFHGNFSITHVSPLGNTLGVWVIVIPVIGGIIVGLMALYGSKAIRGHGIPEAMEQILTNQSKIKPTITYLKPISAAIAIGTGGPFGAEGPIIATGGALGSTIGQLLKITHNERKILLAAGATAGMSAIFGSPVAAVFLAIELLLFEFSPRSIIPVALACITGAAGHYLLFEKGPVFPLIVTIQAASNTAIFSYSIIGITIGLLAVGVTKSVYFIEDLFEKIPIHWMWWPAIGGIAVGTVGYFNPHTLGVGYENITNIISGTLPVQIVLSLCILKFISWAIALGSGTSGGTLAPLLTIGAATGLLVGALILHFFPSSGISISLAALVGMAAMFAGASRALLTSIIFALETTGQTNALLPLLAACTAAYFVSFFLMKNTIMTEKIGRRGVSTPDSYEPDILERKTVADVLNENATLLSEENTIEEIRTWLKTEETINNNYFIVISAENTFKGIISTSDLLSTGHIPADPIGSLIKQKHTAIYLDSSLRAAVEKMAEENIDVLPVVATSNDIIGVVSYKDIITAYKHGKDEHEKKSPHISLRNYGLTVLVHGKRLIKAVTRKNNNQVYNRFEEKN encoded by the coding sequence ATGTCAAAACATAGTATGAGGGATACTCCTATTCCTGTTTCAATTTCCTTAACCGAAACGTTAGAGGCAGAAAATATTTATCCCAGGCAGATAAGGGATAAAAAAAGAATTATTACTATTGCCTTATTGGCTATAGGCATTGCTGTGCTTACCAGCCTGCTGGCAAAAGTGCTGGTATCATTGATCAACCTGGTAACAAATATTTCTTTTCATGGAAATTTTTCTATTACACATGTAAGTCCTTTAGGCAACACATTGGGTGTTTGGGTAATAGTGATCCCTGTCATTGGAGGCATCATCGTAGGCCTTATGGCCTTGTATGGTTCTAAGGCAATCCGTGGTCATGGTATCCCCGAAGCAATGGAGCAGATACTAACAAATCAAAGTAAAATAAAACCAACCATCACTTATTTAAAACCGATCTCAGCAGCAATCGCTATCGGAACCGGTGGCCCCTTTGGTGCCGAAGGTCCCATAATTGCTACAGGAGGGGCATTGGGTTCTACCATCGGGCAACTATTAAAAATAACTCACAACGAAAGAAAAATATTATTAGCAGCCGGGGCTACAGCCGGGATGTCGGCAATTTTCGGAAGCCCTGTTGCTGCAGTATTCTTAGCTATTGAATTATTATTGTTTGAGTTCTCTCCCCGATCGATCATACCCGTAGCACTTGCCTGTATAACCGGTGCTGCCGGGCATTATTTGTTGTTTGAAAAAGGGCCCGTCTTTCCGCTCATTGTAACTATTCAGGCAGCATCTAATACGGCTATTTTTTCTTATAGTATTATTGGTATTACGATCGGATTACTTGCTGTTGGTGTTACAAAGTCTGTTTATTTCATCGAAGATTTATTCGAAAAAATTCCGATACACTGGATGTGGTGGCCGGCAATTGGCGGCATTGCAGTTGGCACAGTAGGCTATTTTAATCCTCACACATTGGGAGTAGGTTATGAGAATATCACCAATATCATATCCGGCACTCTTCCTGTTCAAATTGTTTTGTCATTGTGTATATTAAAATTTATTTCCTGGGCTATTGCATTGGGCAGCGGCACTTCAGGCGGTACATTGGCTCCACTACTTACCATCGGCGCTGCTACGGGACTGTTAGTAGGTGCTCTTATTCTCCATTTCTTCCCTTCCTCAGGAATATCCATTTCACTAGCTGCACTTGTAGGTATGGCTGCTATGTTTGCCGGAGCTTCCAGAGCCTTGCTTACCTCTATCATTTTTGCATTAGAAACTACCGGACAGACCAATGCATTACTGCCATTATTGGCAGCCTGCACCGCAGCCTATTTTGTTTCTTTCTTTTTGATGAAGAATACCATCATGACAGAAAAAATTGGAAGAAGAGGCGTAAGCACACCAGATTCTTACGAACCCGATATATTGGAAAGAAAAACTGTTGCCGATGTTCTGAATGAAAATGCTACGCTACTGAGTGAAGAAAACACGATCGAGGAAATTAGAACATGGTTAAAAACAGAAGAGACGATCAACAATAATTATTTTATTGTGATTAGTGCTGAGAATACATTTAAAGGAATTATCAGTACATCAGACCTGCTAAGTACCGGGCATATACCTGCCGACCCGATAGGATCATTGATCAAACAAAAACATACAGCCATTTACCTCGACAGCAGCCTGAGAGCTGCGGTAGAAAAAATGGCAGAAGAAAACATTGATGTATTACCAGTTGTTGCTACTTCCAACGATATTATCGGAGTAGTATCTTATAAAGATATTATTACTGCTTATAAACATGGTAAAGATGAACATGAAAAAAAGTCTCCACATATTTCTTTACGAAACTATGGACTTACTGTTTTAGTACACGGTAAGAGATTGATAAAAGCGGTTACAAGAAAAAATAATAATCAAGTATACAATCGTTTTGAAGAAAAAAATTAA
- a CDS encoding HPP family protein encodes MKKKIKRTYRVTKYVVYKQTLIDPSDHFWTFIGAFLGISCIGLLQSIQLTQSDNLFLIGSFGASAVLIFGSTDSPLAQPRNLIGGHLICAIIGVTFHKLIPDITWLAAALSVSLAIVLMQITKTMHPPGGATALIANIGSIKIKTLGYGYVLSPVLTGVLLLFIVAVIVNNIPTNRKYPSRE; translated from the coding sequence TTGAAGAAAAAAATTAAACGTACTTACAGGGTTACAAAATATGTGGTGTATAAACAAACACTTATTGACCCTTCAGATCATTTTTGGACATTTATCGGTGCATTTTTAGGCATTAGTTGTATTGGGCTTTTACAGAGCATACAATTAACTCAAAGTGACAACTTGTTTTTAATAGGCTCGTTTGGAGCATCTGCCGTATTGATATTTGGCTCAACTGATAGTCCTCTTGCACAACCAAGAAATCTTATAGGAGGTCATTTGATCTGTGCCATCATAGGTGTAACTTTTCATAAGCTAATACCTGATATTACCTGGCTTGCCGCAGCCCTTTCTGTTTCACTTGCCATTGTATTGATGCAGATCACTAAAACGATGCACCCTCCAGGTGGCGCAACCGCATTGATTGCCAACATAGGCAGTATCAAAATAAAAACGCTGGGGTATGGATATGTACTTTCGCCGGTATTAACAGGCGTATTGTTACTTTTTATTGTAGCAGTGATCGTAAACAATATCCCCACCAACAGAAAATACCCAAGCAGGGAATAA
- a CDS encoding peptidylprolyl isomerase, which translates to MLKKLLLLFVFSSIYITVFCQQIAVIKKELETTPDPIGYVKYKLKKKFKIDTVTVVTTTNFVGISDSIAYKGKLGKVYGPFKKGNYLLKVLAKLPNTFYHVSHIVLDTSTFNVKFANNLADTIIAKIKTGRAGFDNMALTYSSDHASSTKGGDLGWFIRGIMLPQLDEAIAAHKKGDIFKVWTDVGLHIVTIKDNPKKDDGFALLLRVLL; encoded by the coding sequence ATGTTGAAAAAATTATTGTTGCTATTTGTTTTTTCCAGCATTTATATTACAGTTTTTTGCCAGCAAATCGCTGTCATTAAAAAAGAATTGGAAACTACACCGGACCCTATCGGTTATGTAAAATATAAATTGAAGAAAAAATTTAAGATCGACACTGTAACTGTTGTAACCACCACAAATTTTGTAGGTATCTCCGATAGCATTGCCTACAAAGGAAAACTGGGGAAAGTGTATGGCCCCTTTAAAAAAGGAAATTATCTTTTGAAAGTGCTGGCAAAATTGCCTAACACGTTTTATCATGTTAGTCACATTGTTTTAGATACCAGCACCTTTAATGTAAAGTTCGCCAATAATTTAGCAGATACCATTATAGCTAAAATAAAAACAGGAAGAGCTGGTTTTGATAACATGGCGCTTACATACAGCTCTGATCATGCCTCTTCTACAAAAGGTGGGGATCTGGGTTGGTTCATCAGAGGTATCATGCTGCCTCAGTTAGACGAAGCTATTGCTGCACACAAAAAGGGAGATATTTTTAAAGTATGGACCGATGTGGGTTTACACATTGTCACCATAAAAGATAATCCCAAAAAAGATGATGGGTTTGCGTTGCTATTGAGAGTGTTGCTTTAA
- a CDS encoding Crp/Fnr family transcriptional regulator, with translation MPGNNTLLLEYIQKTFPISTNKAEEIAARFTEKIIRKNDYFLVEGKICKEFCFLETGFAWSSTHDIKGNNITTNFYSDKQVVCELFSFFKQIPSKENFQAITDCHIWCITFDELQIAFHSMPEFREFGRSMLVSAYADLKQRMLSMLHNTAEERYSLLIEHSPDIFQNAPLKNIASYLGVTNTSLSRIRKEFAKKI, from the coding sequence ATGCCCGGAAACAATACTCTTTTACTGGAATACATACAAAAAACATTTCCCATCTCTACTAATAAAGCAGAAGAAATTGCAGCTCGTTTTACAGAAAAAATAATTCGTAAGAATGATTACTTTTTGGTAGAAGGAAAAATATGTAAAGAATTTTGCTTTTTAGAAACGGGTTTTGCATGGTCATCTACCCATGATATCAAAGGCAATAATATTACCACTAACTTTTACTCCGACAAACAAGTTGTATGTGAATTATTTTCTTTCTTCAAACAGATTCCCAGTAAAGAAAATTTCCAGGCTATTACTGATTGCCACATATGGTGTATCACTTTTGATGAATTACAGATCGCTTTTCATTCTATGCCCGAGTTTCGGGAATTTGGCAGATCAATGCTGGTAAGTGCTTATGCTGATCTGAAACAAAGAATGTTATCTATGCTGCATAATACTGCCGAAGAACGCTATAGTCTTTTAATAGAGCATAGTCCGGATATATTCCAGAATGCTCCATTAAAAAACATTGCCTCCTATCTTGGGGTCACCAATACTTCCTTAAGCAGGATCAGGAAAGAGTTTGCAAAAAAAATATAA
- a CDS encoding YdeI/OmpD-associated family protein: MVKFTTTIQQFAKQGEKTGWTYVSIPADIATAIHSGDKKGFRVKGKLDDFAISGIAVLPMGNGSFILPLNAALRKGIGKRKGAMLTLQLTEDKKGYELNKEFMECLEDDPDALTFFKTQTRSMQNYFSKWIETAKTDATKTKRIAMAVSALSQKLNYSEMIRKQKKDKEDLLG; the protein is encoded by the coding sequence ATGGTAAAATTTACAACTACTATTCAGCAGTTTGCAAAACAAGGTGAAAAGACAGGCTGGACATACGTGTCCATTCCTGCTGATATTGCTACTGCGATCCATTCCGGGGATAAAAAAGGCTTTAGAGTAAAAGGTAAACTGGATGATTTTGCCATAAGTGGAATAGCGGTTTTGCCCATGGGAAATGGAAGCTTTATTTTACCCTTAAATGCGGCCTTAAGGAAAGGAATCGGTAAACGTAAGGGGGCAATGTTAACGCTTCAATTAACCGAAGATAAAAAGGGGTATGAATTGAATAAGGAATTTATGGAATGCCTGGAAGATGATCCGGATGCGTTGACTTTTTTCAAAACCCAAACCCGGTCAATGCAAAATTATTTCAGTAAGTGGATAGAAACAGCGAAAACTGATGCAACCAAAACAAAGAGAATTGCAATGGCAGTGTCTGCATTATCGCAAAAACTAAATTATTCTGAAATGATCCGAAAACAGAAGAAAGATAAAGAAGATCTTCTAGGTTGA